The sequence ccgagcagagagcctgatgcatggctcgatcccaggaccctgggatcatgacctgagccaaaggcagaggctttaacccactgagccacccaggtgccccgggtcttttttttttttttaagtttttttattttttattaatttataatgtattattagccccaggggtacaggtctgtgaattgccaggtttatacacttcacagcactcaccatagcacataccctccccagtgtccatcaccaaaccaccctctcccaaacccctccccccagcaaccctcagtttgttttgtgagattaagagtctcttaatgtttgtctccctcccagtcccattttgtttcattttttccttccttactccccaaacccccatgttgcctctcaaatttctcgtatcagggagatcatatgataattgtttctcTCGATGGACttctttcgctcagcataataccctctagttccatccacgtcgttgcaaaaggcaagatttcatttcttttgatggctgcatagtatttcattgtatgtatgtatatatgtatacatatgtatacacacatacatacacacacacacccacatctttatccattcatctgttgatggacatctagactgAAAGAGGGTCTTTCTTATAGGCCATAGTTACAATTTGGGAATTTTCTcctaaaaacagaagaaagacacCAAAATGTTTTCAGTAGGATAGTAATAGGAACACGTTTATATTTTAACAAGTTGTTTGCTGTGGGAGAATGGATTGGAGGGGACAAGGCTGAAAATAGACCAGTTGAGAAGCTATTGGTAGCAGAGTATTGGTATTAGTAGCAAGGAAGTTATTAGGGTGAGGTTGTGGGTTTGGATAAGGGTGGTGCCAAGAGCTGCAGTGAAGTGGCTTTGGTATGAGAAGATAACTGGCAAGTAAAATTGCAAGAAAGAATAGTGTAAGAAGGGTATCCTCTTAGCATCCTTTCTTGCCAACTGAAATTGTGTTTAAATGCTTCTCAGCACATTTGGAACTTGAAGCATTTccaaccccctttttttttttggaaattttttttttcttttcttttcagggtaACATCCGACCACTTTTGTAGACTCTTCAAAGATATCTCAGGTGGAAGAAAAAAGTTTACCTCACTgagaatttctttggaaaaatatatggAAGTAAATAAGTTGTTTTTAGTTTAAGGTTAGAGTGCCCAtcatttttgtaaagaaatttatACTTTTACCCCTTTAATATATACAGGTCTAACCTGATTtaagaaaacccaaaatgaaaaGATCTAAACTATGAGACAAATCAGTTAGTGATTTGATTCtaagtattataaaatttaagGCATTTGATAAAGTGGCTTTCTGCAGAGCAAGCTACTTTTTTAGGAATTGAGGAATAAGgtataatttcttaaaactaATATCTAGTTTATGTTAAAGAACTCTTCATTCCTTGCTCCCCCAGACCTGTTCTTCCTCCCTATCACAGTAAATATGTAATTGCTCAAGGCCCAAATCTagattttatcctttatttttcttttccccctcatctGTCATATCTAGTAGAACAAATCTTTTCATCTCAGTTTTCAACCTAGGCCTCTGCACTAGCCCTGggattgatggtttttttttttttttttgtctgtgaagGGCCATATAGTTAATGTTTCAGACTTTGCAGGCCCAGCCACTGTAATAGGCTGCCTAGTGAAGGTGTAAAGTCTACAGGAAGACAAATGTGTGTTGTGTTGTCCGTTtggggtcagggtggggaggTTGCAGGTCCTTGTAACATTACATAGATAAAATAGACACAGGAGTGTTAAAGAAATGGGATTTGGACCACAGGCTATATAGCTTGCTCCCCCCGTGATAATTCTTCCCTCAGCTGCAATGTTTAGCTTCCAAGTAATCTTGTTGCTCCATTTTTACTTCAAATGTGCCTCCTTTTTAGAAAGACAATCCCTGACCAGCCGAGCTAAAACAGAACATCAATTATTATATCACTGTTACAAGGTGAAGTTGTTTTACTATCTGAATCCTTCCTCTTATCCATGAGAGCAAATAGATATGTGGTCTTTCTTGTTCATTCCTACCTTTGACACGGTCTTGCTCATGATTGGTATATcgtaagtatttgttaaatggatgattatatgttggttttttttactCTTCACAGATATGAAAGGAGTGTGGATAGCATGAGTCCATCAGTACAGATAATTCAGAGATCTTTCTCTTCTCCAGAAAATTTTCAGAGACAAGCAGTGGTaggttgattttcttcttttctcttcttttcttttcttctctacttttttttaaaaaaatatttcatttattcatttgagagagagagagagaatataaggaggggcaagggcagagggagaaggagaagcacagactccctgctgagttgggagcccaatgtggtgcttgatcccaggacctggagatcgtgacctgagctgaaagcagatgcttaaccaactgagccacccaggtgccccttctttcctttccctttcctcttctttttcttaataaagtagtaattccttttatttaaaaaaaactagcaCACACCCACAGACACAAAACTAGCACATATCTTTGTTTTACTCTTTACTTACAGGTACAAACTGTTCTCTTAGTAGCCATGAAAAATACCAAGCAGTTTTCTACAAATAGAGTAATTTCTAAGATATTACCTAAAATGTTAGTTTCATGAGGAGTAAATTATCAAATTCTTGAGTTTAAAACAAATTAGACCTTGATTAGCATCTACTCGTGCTAGAATTGGGGTTACTCAAATGTCTAGACTAAGCCTTTAAGTagcttacacatacacacactctcatactcacacacacacaaatgaaacccctagaaaaataaaaatagttacaaTGTATTGATTATGTAATATGTGTCAGGCAGTATCACCCAAAAGTGttacatattaatacatattctttagGGTAACTGAGATATATCCTATTGTAATACATAGGAAAATTAAGGGTGAGGAAGGTCATAAATTAGCAAGTAGCAGGAATGAGATTACAATTGTAGCCTGCTAAAATTTGAAACCATGTTTTGAAGTGCTACCCAGAAAATTTAATGAGGAAGagcaacacaataaaaataattaaagtagaaaacccagaaaatcaTGATTAAGTTACTGaataaaatatcacatttcaaaaataaaatagatttgatCACTGTTTAGTGCAACAGACTGTGATGTACACTTGCAAATACAGTTTAGTTTATGAAGTTTTGAAAATTGTCAGAGGTCTTtcatcttaaaaagacaaaagcagaagtTCATAATTGCTTTTACCAGTAATTTGTGGACCTGGAGTGTTTTAAACTCAGCTTCTCAAAAATAGTCACATTTGATATATTGAATGCTTGCTgaaacattcattctttcaacatgCAGTCTAGATTTTTACCAGCCTATTAACATCTACGAACTTTCATCTCTCTCAcggctgaaaaataaaatttatgccTCATTTACTTTCCACtacaaataaactaaaatgtaCTTCTTGAGACATGCATTTTTGGCCTAAATGTGACTTATAACTGAAGTTAAATAATGTTTCTAGAGGTTGCGCAGAAATAAAACTCAGACATCTTCAACTTGAACTTCTAAAACCCCCCAAAACTTAGAATGttcaaagaggggtgcctgggtggctcacttggttaagcatctgacttttaatttcagctcagatcaggatctccgggtcatgagatcaagccccatgttcggctctgcactcagtggggagtctgcatgagattctctctctcctgccctgtccTTACTGGCACATGTGTGCACTCACACATGCATGTTTGCtcggctcatgctctctttctctaaaataaatgtttaaagaattgtttaggggcgcctgggtggctcagtgggttaaagcctctgccttcggcttggattctggtcttagggtcctgggatcgagccatgcatcaggctttctgctcggcggagagcctgcttccccccccgcctgcctctctgcttacttgtgatctctctctgtcaaataaataagtaaaatctttaacaaaaaaaaaatgttcaaatgatTCTTGGGTAATTTCCTAAGTTTTAGTTAGACTAGCGTGATCTCCGTAGGTTGATCACCCATTTTGATTTTCACTGAGCTGAAGAACATATTTAACAGATTGAAGATAAGTAGAACAACTGCAtttcacatttgtatttttcttgagCCGTTATGGAgggttgtatgtgtgtgtttcagggAATGGAGATGTATTCCCTGATATTCTTGGAAGCTGTGCTCAAAGGCTTCTTACAATATATTGTCCTTAATGCTTAAAAACAGTACTTAAATACATTGATTGGAGTCTTTGACCAGTTTCCtgttgatttccatttttttttttgcaataatgAGACTGTGTGACTAGGCTTAAAATCTTTGGTGTGTTTTACGATTCCATCTTTGTCTCcagtctttcagtttttttcattttgtcatgaagtcctttatttttttctttttcttgagttcatttcttcttttctctttgcccaAATCACAGTGTTGGCTTGTGACCCCTCAACCTTTTGCAGGtctgcaaaatataaatataagtaaagtAAACTTGAGGAACCAATATAAAGGGATGTCAACTTCTATGTACATACCACATATTGTGgtgtaggcttttaaaaaaaaaaaaaaaaatcgctggCTAATACTTACCGTGGGCAGAATTTGGGGACCACTGGTCTGGTCAGTTTGTActtgtctccattttcttcttgctAGCCCATCTCACACACTGTTTCTAAATGAATGTTAATAACCCTGTTTTGCTTATCTTCCTGGTAATTTGATTTTCCCTCGTTTGCAAGATAAAGTCTGAATTCCCTAGCCTAGTTATGAGGCACTGCCATCATCTGGGGCCAGTAAAGCTTTCCAGCCTAACTGTCCATTATTCACTGCATATGAGATCTCTAATCAGTCAGAATTCTTGCTATTCTACAAACTCAATTTTCTTCGTGCAATTTCCCTTCCTTGGTATACTTCCCCCTTAAAATACTCAATccatactttattattattttttaattttatttatttatttgacagaccgagattacaagtaggcagagaggcagtcggagagaggaagcaggctccctgctgagcagagagcccgatgtggggctcgatcccaggaccctgggatcacgacctgagccgaaggcagaggctttaacccactgagccacccaggcgcccctccatccaTACTTTAATCCTTAGATAATATGCCACCTTCATGAAGCCTTTCCTAATGATCCTGAGCTCTTGGCTCTTTATATGTCCACCAGACAGTGATTCACATTATAATCATTTGTATGGCCTCTTCTAAGTTGTATTCTTGAGGGCAAGGAGTAGTTAGGTACAGATATCATGCAGGTATACATTGGAGCAAACAAAGCCATCATGTGTTTTTTTACTTCAAGTTCTGTTTAACCTAAGATCCTTCTGGGCAGGAATAATTTTGCTTTCCCATCATTGCCTGTTTGGTTCACTGTGGCCAAGTATATATATTGCTTTGATACTTAGAAATACTTGGcagttaacatttctttttctcttctcttagatGAACAATGTTCTGAGACAGATGTCCTATGGTGGGAAATTTGGTTCTCCACATCTGGATCCATCAGGATTTTCCCCATCACATAGTCACAGTTTTAATCAGTCTTCAAGCTCCCAGTGGCGCCAAGATACGCCATCATCACAGCGTAAAGTCAGACAGAATTCTCATCCTTACATACCGGATAGACATCATAGCCGTGAACAGCGATACACTGATCATGGGTCTGACCATCATTACCGAGGAAACAGGGATGACTACTTCTATGAAGATAGGAATCCTGATGGCTGGAGCCATGACTATGATAACAGAAGAGACAGTAGTCGAGATGGAAAATGGCGTTCATCTCGACATTAACAAGTACTAAAAGGACGATGTTATAGGGTCATTCTAGGTCCCTTTGGCTAAATTGACCTGGAAATGTTTTGTTAAACTGTACAGAGCAGCTTTACAAGTTGCCAcgtttctttataaaatttttaaaacctatagCTACAGTCTAATACAGAAATAAGAGTTGTGGTTCCCGTTTTATTACATTTTAGTAACCTTTCACCTCAGGGTTTTATGAAGAGGAAAGGGTTTTTTGCAAAAGAAAGTGCCACAATTCCTAATCATTTTAGATAAATGAGGAAGGGATGTATTATATGGGTTGGTTgtattataaagcaaatattttaattatctgttAATCTTTTTGTATTGCAAGAAGTTTCTTGTTAGTCAGATTTTGGTGTGTATAATAGAAAACATTCAAGTTCTGATAGTCTGAATTGACTAGCAGTAttttgttaaatgagaaaatgtaattACAGTGATTCATTTTACTACCATTTTACATAGAAAGCATATTGGTAAAGTTTGGGGATAAATCATTTGACTTCGTAAGAGAATTTTTAGTGTAAGTTCTGTGACATGATCTTTTGAGTTTTACtctaattaaacataaaattgtaAATTTATACATGCTATctcattctaaaattttagaatttgctCATTAAATCAAGTTTGATGTATAACTGAAGTCACTCAGGaagttaaatatttctaaatgtatttttttacattaaaatacagtgttaataTAACGCCCCCTTTTCAGGAAGAACACAAATTAAATGCATAGTCAGATAAAAATGGTGAAATGTTTTACTGAAAGTAtgcttttttgggggaaaaaaaaaaaaagttcctgaagCCTTTAAGAGCTGCCTCTGtcactcaaattttaaaaattttaacattttcaaagtgcCCAGGACATGTTATAAGGATATGCTTTATTATGGAGATTGTAcagcttgcttttttgtttgcacATTTGAAAGAATTTAGTCTTAaacattttctgatttaaaaattttaaaaatcttgtttagCAGAACTGTTGTGTATCAAGATGCTGTTTCCCCTTTGTTGTAGAActtgtttataaaaatgttattcctTGAAAATTTTTGATCCTTTTTAGTATTAACCACAGCATTTGTACTCTGttgctttttaatatattgaaaacataaaaaggagTGTGCCTTATTTTTTTTGACATCACTAACTTTGAAGACACTGTATACAACATTAGCAGGATGCTTCAGTTCAGTGATTGCCTAATGTTAAGAACGTCTGTTCTTAGAGCACCCTGAAATACTCCTTTTGTACATATAGAACTTAATGTTTTACAATCAGATCTTCAGTGACATGATTATAGAGCATTATGAACTGTTACCCTCCTTGAGAGTTCACATACTCTCAGGTCTTGTAAATAAAATGCATGGAGTTTTAGGTAAATGGAGCCATTTACTCAACCTAGAGAGTGTTAGGATCAAAAATTTCtctttgcggggcgcctgggtggctcagtgggttaagccgctgccttcggctcaggtcatgatctcagggtcctgggatcgagtcccgtatcgggctctctgcttggcagggagcctgcttccctctctctctctctctctgcctgcctctccatctacttgtgatttctccctgtcaaataaataaataaaatcttaaaaaaaaaaaaaaatttctctttgctttaGCATTTTAATAGAAGGATTTGTTTCAAATGAGCTTATTCTCAGGTATTTTACCTTTATGAATATTCAGTAGCTTTTACAGAGATTCACAAAGATTAGTTCTGGTTTATTGTAGTTTATCTGTGAGTCAGATCTTTTCATATTGATTCATAGGTAATCCTGCTTCAGAATGATCCCTTTATGTTTTAATGACTTGGGTCGCACCCCTTTTGAGGTTCCAGTGAATCTTTGTCACTTCAACCTCAGCCAGTTGAGGGTAATCAAACTAATAAATCTCCTGTGTAAGAGGATCAAACAAGACAGCCTCAACAAACTGAGTATGTTAGATGATTCATGCGAGTTTGGGAGCTGCAGTAGAAAGGAGTGGTTTTTGTGGGAGCAGTTTCTCCCCAGATGTTCACGAGCAACTGTTCTTACAATGTTCTGTAGAATAAGTAATTAAGTGTTTTGGTAAATGTTGGGGACTATAACTTTGGGTGGCTTTCTTTAGTGACAACACCATAAAGCTGCTGACAAGTACTGCAGTAAAGAAATCCTTAGGCTTAACCGTAGTATTTTCCAAACTTACTTGACCCTTATTTGACCCTTTTGTACCTAATACATATTAAGGTACTAAAGACTTCCAAAGAATCTGACTCAACCCTTCTCCATCCAATCAACCAACATTTTTTATACTACTTTGTAATCATGCCATGTAGGTCCATATTCCTCACACCAGTTGCCATGATCCGAGAAGGAGTATCCTCAATAGGATTATTCCAACAGCATCCAGTGTGCCAGTTTATGTATTACAATAGTACCCTGTGTTTCTCTTGTCATAGCCTTATACTgtgttacaattttctttttatctgtatcTCTTTAGGtaactccatgaaggcagagagcTATCTTACCACTGAATTCTCAGTATCCAGTGCCTGGCACTACAGTAATACTTGGTAaatttttgatgaataaatgaacatatgtcaaataattgaataaaaaaggGAGGCTTCAGCATAGTAGTGTTTTTGTAATCAGTTCCCTAATCCTGAACCATCGTTGTGTcctgttataaatatattatgccTTTAATATACTCTAGAAttctatctttcaaaaatgttaagatttagataagattttcttttaaaaattgtttattagtTTGGTTTGGGAATTATAGTTCTGCTAGTTTTATGGAATGAGTTGGTAAGCTTATCTTTTTCTATGCCCTGGTGAGAAAATTGAATAATATAGGAATTGTGTTAATTTAAGACTTGAACTCCTAAAACAGTCTTAGAAGTAAATGAttttcccccaccccattttcctttattaacCATGGGGGAAACtgtttgtttcctcctttctcagaaatcaatttgaataatttctacctttctaaaaaaaaaaaaaatcaaccattatctttccaaattaattGATAGACAGTTGTACATGGTATTTCTTACAATTTTTGTTAAACACTTCCTCCAGTTAGAGTCCAGTTTTAGTTCCTGATCTATTTTACTTTCCCTCCTACAACCTGGTCAGACTTATTAGAGGCTGTGCTGTTACACAGTTTACAtagtttacatttatatatatataaaagcccctcactgcattttttctttctttcttttttttttttttaagatttatatatttgtttgacagagagagagagcagggggaggggcaggcagagggagagcccagcaggggcttgatcccaggaccctgggatcatgacctgagctaaaggcagacacttaactgatggagccaagcaggtgccctgtttttgtttttgaaacattctcttttaaagatatttaaataaaaatcatagataTTATTCCAATACTTACCATTTCTGGAGCTCTTTGTTCCTCTGTGTGCATCCGTTTATCCGTCTGCTACTCTACCTGAAGTGTTCTGGATATCTCTTACAGTGCGGGCttgctggtgatgaattcttttaGCTTTCATGTCCGAAGAAGTATTTTTCACCCTTGTTTCTGAAATATCTTTTTGTTGGGTACAGAACTCTAACttgacaggctttttttttttttttttttttattcctttcagtactttaaaaatgtggctCCAATGTcgtcctgcttttattttttcctgtaagaAATATGCTGTCAGGTATAtaatgtgtcatttttctctgactggctttgAGCAATTGGATGAAAAATGTGTcttaatacagttttttttttttcatgtccctTTTGCTTGGAGTTCATTGAGCTTCATGAATCTGcaggtttatagttttcatcaaaatTGGAAACATTTTGGCCATTattagaaaaaatgttttgtCCTCACTTTCCTCTTGGGAAACTCCAGCTACAGTTATATGAGACCGTTTGATGTGATCCCATAGCTCATGGatacactgtttattttttaaatcatttttcctcTGTTTCGTTTTGGACAGTTGTATTACTAGGTCTTCaagtttccttgtcttttttttccctgcagtGTCTAGTCAGCAATTACTTCCAATAGAATCTTCATCTTAGACATTGTAGTTTTTCTCTCTGCAAGTTTGATTGACATCACTTCTGATTGCTCCTCATTTTTTCTTCAGCTCTAGTGAGGTACAATTGACAAAACTGTAAgctatttaaagtatacaacatgaTTCACTGTGCTTGTGAGAGGGTTctcaccccccaaccctgccccgaGTTAATTAACAGATGACTTGGACTATTTTTTATATCTTCACTAtctttacttaaattttctttttttttaaagattttattgatttgacagagagaaagagatcacaagtaggcagagagggagaagcaggctccctgctgagcagagagccctatgtggggctcaattccaggaccttgagatcggaacctgagctgaacacagaggctcaacccgctgagccacccagacgcccccccccaaccccgactatcttcatttaaattttcaacaaatggaatAAAGTTACAGTGATTTTTAATGTTCTTGCCTGCTAATTCTAATATTTTCGTCAGTTCTCAGTTGGTCTCTGTTGGTTCACTGTCATTATTAGGTGtactttcctgcttctttgcatgcctTGTCATTTTGATTGATTGCTAGGCCATATGAATTTTACCTTATTGGATACTTGATAGTTTGTACTTCtgtaaatattcttgagctttgttctgggaCACACATATGTTACTTGTAAACCATTGGATCCAGGACATGATTAAAGATTTGTTAGGCAGAATTTGAGAACTAGTTAGGATTAACTAACCCCATTACGGAGGCAAAAGTCTTGAATACTGTAACAGGTGGCTCATGAATTACCAAGACTTTCAGTCTGACTAGTGGGAACAGATACTGTTCCTGGTCCTATGTCAGTGCTGAGTAGTATCCCTCTGATTCTTGGGAGCACTTCTTTTCTCCACCTTAGATCATTTCTTCAAACCTATATGCCGCTCATTACTCTCATGGATACTGGAAGAAACTTGCGGATCTCAGAGAGTTCTCTCCTGGGCAACTTAACCTTCTTCAGTCCTGTGTCCTGGACGTTCTAGCTGGCTTGATTTCCCTAGATTCTCAGTTTTAGCTCCTCACCCACAAGTTTGCCAgactctgcctcccctgcctcaaCCACACGGCAGCCTGGAAATCTCGAGGCAGCAAGCTGAGGCAACCGTAAAGCTCACCTCATTTGTCTCCTGCTTCTCGGGATCCCTGCCCTTTCTGCCTGGTGTCCATTGtcttgttttgtgctttttttaatgtgtatcaGTTGTTTCGGGCAGGAGGGTAAATCCAGTCCTTGTTACTCCTCTTGACTGGAGGTTGAAGGTGATTCCTGGGTTTTGACATGTAATGTACTCACCATCCTTCCTTTAAAGGGtctgtatttttatgtttgatttttctaagttgagttattttatatctttttttatttctaagtgacTGTTTTTTCTTCTACTGTGACTTGTAGTTTTATAGCCTATGGACAGAGAATGTGGCCAAGGTGATGTAAACTTGGAGAGATACAAACCAGATGACTGGCTGGATGATCACAGGCTTTCTCTAGGTTTCCTGGCCGTCAGCTACCTGTGCTGACCCATGGCCTGCACACCTGCTCCGGGACTGCCTGGGAGAACCTGGAGCCACACCTATCCTTCTCGCCTGGCCCTCCTGCCTGTGAGTTCCATCCTGCACTGTGTGATGCCTGCAGGGTGTTTGCCTAAAGGTTTCTTTTCCCAATTTTTATAATGGTTCcatccacatttaaaaaacatttattttctctgtttcaaaATTACGTCCTTACAAAATTATCTCTTAGAGGGCAAGATTTGTAAGTCAAAAATGTCAGAATGaggagtcattttaaaaaaatgaaaatgtgtgcattttaatttaatacaCATAAATATCCATTCATTTGCCAATCTTTTGATGTGGGGCCAAGTCCTTTCCCTTACATCTAGCTACACCAGTTGGAGTTTAGTTGGCCTTTCTTGTATAAATCACTGCCAGACTGCATTGCCTATAATTTCCATTTTGGGTTTCTTTATAGTGAAATGCAAATGTAGAGAAACTTGTGAAGGATTCAAGTTTTCTAggattcatatctttttttttatagtcatattGCTTACATTTAATCTGACAGCAAGTTCTTAGAATGATTTATCTTTACTGAATATTTGCAGAGCATTCAACTAGTTTtccagaaattattatttttcaaattcgcATTCATATTTCACATTCACATTCTTATTCGCTTGCTTACataatatttaagttaaaaacttGGATTAATGAGAACTAGCATACGCAGGTTTGGAACCACTTACCTGGTGAGACCAGGAGCTGGTGAACTAGAGGAGGGTTTGACCAGCACCTAGCCGCAGTGTTTCAAGGACAAAGGCATTTATTACAGAAAGAATAGCGAACGTCAGTTAATCCAACAAATCAGTTATGTGGCATTCAGGTAGTTAAATGTGCTAATATGGTAGATAAGTTCTATTATGTTTTAAGTTctatatgtttttctcttcttgatcTCTTAGTTCTGAAAGAGATGATTTtgatttatccttttctttgagTAATAAATACATCTTGCAGTTAGTGTATATCCCAAAGCTCTGCTGGACGCAAAAAAACACATGACGCTCCTTCCATGTGTCCTGTGGTGGGTTATCAATGGAAATATCCTTGACCCAACTACTAACTTtggtctctattctgttttatattgCTGTTTCACAcactatttttgttattgttaatatTGGCCTGATTTATCtttgtctatttgtttatttttaaaaccgtTATGTTGCTTGATTTTAGGAATACCTCTTATAGGaaggtatattttaatttattgctgCTTTACTTCCTTGCACATGTAGGCTTTTAGGGTTGAtcaccttttctttgttttgttttgtttttctcctttcttctaggGCAGCATTTAATCACCCTGGGAGCAGACTGGAATCACTTTTCAAAAATCAGCGTAATGCCTAAACTTTACCCCAGAATCTCAGGGGAGGACAAtggtatcagtattttttaaaagagtctgGTATGCAGTCAGGATCAAAAACCCCAGCGTCATACTGTTTCTGTTCCTATAGTGTATTCCTTTAAATTCTCATCCATCATACTAAAGTTAATAGTTTTTTATCAGACAGACTGAAACAGTTGTAGCAGTCAAGGTAGAATGAGAGTGAGAACATATAAGGGACTTATTATGGGGATTTAACCTTACGTAGTTGTGATTGCAGGTGAAAAAATCTGCTGCCCTACATCTGGTGTATGGCCTGAAGTCATGATAAGTTCG comes from Mustela erminea isolate mMusErm1 chromosome 9, mMusErm1.Pri, whole genome shotgun sequence and encodes:
- the RBM7 gene encoding RNA-binding protein 7, which gives rise to MGAAAAEADRTLFVGNLETKVTEELLFELFHQAGPVVKVKIPKDKDGKPKQFAFVNFKHEVSVPYAMNLLNGIKLFGRPIKIQFRSGSSHASQDVSLSYPQHHVGNSSPTSTSPSRYERSVDSMSPSVQIIQRSFSSPENFQRQAVMNNVLRQMSYGGKFGSPHLDPSGFSPSHSHSFNQSSSSQWRQDTPSSQRKVRQNSHPYIPDRHHSREQRYTDHGSDHHYRGNRDDYFYEDRNPDGWSHDYDNRRDSSRDGKWRSSRH